Proteins found in one Brevibacillus brevis genomic segment:
- a CDS encoding DMT family transporter: protein MNKQLLLGSIFCMVASMSWGAMFPVAHIALQEIDPFYFSFLRYFFVTVILCGLLWAKEGLSAFRFEGRGKSLLFFGTMAFTVYNMGVFLGQDSMGEPGTIAASIMEVLMPMISIVLLSITTRKLPPYYTLATILVALVGAVLVITNGNLTFFTTASEHLIPLFFIFIGVVGWVVYSIGGGRFNTWSTLRYSTLTCLLGTGVNFVIVTTSSLFQWLPVPTVETVMSIKYEMAFMVLLPGFVALLSWNAGIKLLTPLNGILFINLVPITTFAMMAFQGYEISRYELCGTLLVILALIGNNHFQRKQLPYRSIAKQQPSGRKVPSM from the coding sequence ATGAACAAGCAACTACTTTTGGGGTCTATTTTCTGCATGGTCGCCAGTATGTCATGGGGGGCGATGTTTCCGGTTGCGCACATCGCACTGCAAGAGATCGATCCATTTTACTTCTCATTTCTTCGCTATTTTTTCGTAACAGTCATTTTGTGCGGTTTGCTCTGGGCAAAAGAAGGCTTGTCTGCTTTTCGGTTTGAGGGGCGCGGGAAGTCTCTGCTGTTTTTTGGAACAATGGCGTTTACCGTCTACAATATGGGAGTATTTCTCGGGCAGGATTCGATGGGAGAGCCAGGCACGATTGCCGCATCCATTATGGAAGTGCTCATGCCGATGATCTCAATTGTACTTTTATCCATTACCACTAGAAAGCTGCCGCCGTACTATACCTTGGCGACGATTCTGGTTGCTTTGGTCGGCGCTGTCCTTGTGATTACCAATGGCAATCTTACCTTCTTTACTACAGCAAGTGAGCATTTGATCCCGTTGTTCTTCATTTTCATCGGCGTTGTGGGTTGGGTTGTCTACTCGATCGGCGGCGGGCGTTTTAACACGTGGTCTACACTTCGCTACTCCACGTTGACGTGTCTCTTGGGAACAGGAGTGAATTTCGTGATTGTCACGACTTCCTCACTCTTTCAATGGCTTCCGGTTCCTACCGTCGAAACGGTGATGTCCATCAAATACGAAATGGCATTCATGGTTCTTTTACCCGGCTTTGTAGCTCTTTTAAGCTGGAATGCAGGCATCAAGCTGCTCACTCCGCTCAACGGCATTTTGTTTATCAACCTGGTTCCGATCACGACCTTTGCTATGATGGCGTTTCAAGGTTATGAGATCAGCCGTTACGAATTGTGCGGCACCTTGCTCGTGATCCTGGCCCTGATCGGGAACAACCACTTCCAAAGAAAGCAACTGCCATACCGTTCAATCGCCAAGCAACAGCCAAGTGGAAGAAAAGTTCCGTCCATGTAG
- a CDS encoding GNAT family N-acetyltransferase, producing MQLEELTASTARAYKSLVHPKHMEWLDQINGSSVWGFGASNNNQPAGIVLGRSAVNEGQAKIIELVVAEGHQRRGIGMKLLWHAEQKMREQGISDGQFAGFIKAQDFPWLSKIAIREDWQLPKVKTYLYTLSSMRLGECQWVQRLALPEGFTLFPWKDLTPAERLEIEQGEGQWYPSLLSPFFEEGKFDPEYSTGLRYQGKVIGWVIVQRMAGNLLLYKTMFVQEKYQKQARGITLLMKTIEHAQPTFPFGMCFVEHDNEPMLRFMERRLGPTILQRKLWIETTKVLVGQYSDHFC from the coding sequence TTGCAACTAGAGGAACTGACTGCTAGCACTGCACGGGCGTATAAATCGTTGGTGCACCCCAAGCACATGGAGTGGCTGGACCAGATCAACGGCTCATCTGTTTGGGGATTTGGGGCTTCTAACAACAATCAGCCTGCGGGCATCGTGTTGGGGCGATCCGCTGTAAACGAAGGACAGGCCAAGATCATCGAGCTTGTGGTAGCAGAGGGGCATCAACGGCGGGGAATAGGAATGAAGTTGTTGTGGCACGCTGAGCAAAAAATGAGAGAACAAGGCATCAGCGATGGACAGTTTGCAGGCTTCATCAAAGCGCAAGATTTTCCATGGCTCTCCAAAATTGCGATCAGGGAAGACTGGCAGTTGCCGAAGGTGAAAACCTATTTGTACACACTCAGCTCGATGCGGTTGGGTGAATGCCAGTGGGTGCAGAGGCTGGCTCTCCCCGAAGGTTTTACCCTTTTTCCCTGGAAAGACCTGACGCCAGCAGAGCGACTGGAAATTGAGCAAGGGGAAGGCCAATGGTACCCGTCACTGTTGTCTCCGTTTTTTGAAGAAGGAAAATTCGATCCCGAATACAGTACAGGCTTGCGCTATCAAGGGAAAGTCATTGGCTGGGTGATCGTACAGCGAATGGCCGGTAATCTGCTTTTGTACAAAACGATGTTTGTCCAGGAGAAGTATCAGAAGCAGGCAAGAGGAATTACGCTTTTGATGAAAACCATTGAACACGCGCAGCCGACGTTTCCCTTTGGCATGTGTTTTGTCGAGCATGACAACGAGCCTATGCTGCGGTTTATGGAAAGAAGGCTGGGTCCGACGATTTTGCAACGGAAGCTCTGGATTGAAACGACGAAGGTACTAGTCGGACAATATTCGGATCACTTCTGTTAA
- a CDS encoding toxin Cry1Ac domain D-VI-related protein, with product MGKQQPKAKTILTAVVSTGFLLSFVGNAYAAVSYPIKEIQTIGTASASVTEEQMDEEVREASEEAVEEDNQSKESLLESEGHIATNGFIAYRLENAPDKAPAAKNFRLTAAIDDRNPTRIKIKNFIWLEKEQLVLLSFSPIRAAKKEQTVSLRLQYDGEEEEFEPFVIAERGTKAERIELVTVAEDAQLSTKDHTDKSLMLIAVAFDENDRIVTGRELLWSSSNRRIAFVNIEGKVTAKNEGLVEITAKMDDAEAVFEIAVDGAELPDLPALSVSETVIEEAGANDGSITAKQTIKLSNGKFLGELSADDIEIHNLPDGLDIEVKQESDDELTIWFTGQARKHTVADTVKEVSFTIDKRNIKRAQKDVTSDSFSIRFRDPVIVIPSPSDPPPIPALLKAKRAVEELFTDGKKEELREGTTQKQIDDAKKLVEGLDNSVQEKPGLLADIEKAQDQYDDLLLVEAKKAVRDLFTDENHTALKPEVTQSTIDAAKAKVDKLKDGSEAKVLLLADIQKAQELFDLGNNLPEEVKRAVEGLFTTNDMIELRPKVTQEMIDAAYSKVELLREGPEKTHWMSYVEKAQMLFNNPRVDRLPDAKIELPIAPTQTRQVTIGDKWEPAMDKRALSEYLEVSVKNQPLSYNYDNQLDRFVINEKEYITVEVDESLLEMTHGDYGVTFKAKPAVTEDDNSYAVFKLYRGQDLLDTEEIGVGFDATNPQLSPDVTEEGATYTLSASEPLRNDPNPNLRLLFSPSGNFDDKREVTGYARFQVSGSTIRVTFQDTFYNTFGSLITEQSKVSFEPGFIRDKAGNLIQGTATAPVKPKQ from the coding sequence ATGGGCAAACAGCAGCCAAAAGCCAAAACAATCCTAACAGCGGTTGTATCCACGGGTTTTTTGCTTTCTTTTGTCGGCAATGCCTATGCAGCGGTTTCCTATCCGATTAAAGAAATCCAGACAATCGGGACAGCCAGCGCATCAGTAACAGAAGAGCAAATGGATGAGGAAGTCCGAGAGGCTTCAGAGGAAGCAGTAGAAGAAGATAACCAGTCAAAGGAGTCCTTGCTAGAGTCAGAGGGGCACATAGCGACGAATGGATTTATTGCCTATCGATTGGAGAATGCTCCAGACAAGGCACCTGCTGCAAAGAATTTCCGTTTGACGGCCGCCATAGATGATCGAAATCCTACACGGATCAAAATCAAAAACTTTATTTGGCTAGAGAAAGAGCAGCTTGTATTGCTCAGTTTTTCACCGATTCGTGCCGCGAAAAAAGAACAGACGGTTTCCCTGCGCTTGCAGTATGACGGTGAAGAAGAGGAATTTGAACCATTCGTCATTGCCGAAAGAGGGACAAAAGCAGAGCGGATCGAGCTGGTAACGGTCGCAGAGGATGCCCAGCTATCTACCAAAGATCATACAGATAAATCGTTGATGCTAATCGCCGTTGCATTCGATGAAAATGATCGCATCGTTACTGGACGGGAGCTGCTGTGGAGCTCTAGCAATAGACGAATTGCCTTCGTCAACATCGAGGGCAAGGTAACAGCCAAAAACGAAGGATTGGTAGAAATTACGGCAAAAATGGACGATGCAGAAGCCGTCTTTGAGATCGCCGTAGATGGAGCCGAGTTGCCTGATTTGCCCGCGCTTTCCGTTAGCGAGACGGTGATAGAAGAGGCAGGAGCAAATGATGGCAGCATCACGGCAAAACAAACGATCAAGCTGTCTAATGGCAAGTTCCTTGGTGAACTTTCTGCCGATGATATCGAAATACATAATCTGCCTGACGGACTGGATATTGAGGTCAAACAAGAGAGCGACGACGAGCTCACGATTTGGTTTACGGGACAAGCCAGAAAGCATACAGTCGCGGACACTGTGAAAGAGGTCAGCTTCACGATCGACAAGCGAAACATCAAGCGCGCACAGAAAGATGTCACAAGTGACAGTTTTTCCATCCGTTTCAGAGACCCCGTCATTGTGATTCCATCCCCAAGCGATCCTCCACCGATCCCGGCTCTGCTAAAAGCGAAGAGAGCTGTCGAAGAGCTGTTTACGGATGGGAAGAAAGAGGAGCTGCGGGAAGGAACGACCCAGAAACAGATCGATGATGCCAAGAAGCTGGTCGAAGGTCTGGATAATAGCGTGCAGGAAAAGCCTGGTCTGCTTGCCGATATCGAGAAGGCACAGGACCAATATGACGACTTGCTGCTAGTTGAAGCCAAAAAAGCCGTTCGTGACCTGTTCACCGATGAAAACCATACTGCGCTAAAACCGGAAGTGACACAAAGCACAATCGATGCAGCGAAGGCAAAGGTAGATAAGCTAAAGGATGGTTCGGAGGCAAAGGTATTGCTGTTGGCAGACATCCAAAAAGCACAGGAGCTATTTGATCTAGGGAATAATCTCCCGGAGGAAGTGAAGCGAGCAGTTGAGGGACTTTTTACAACGAATGATATGATCGAACTAAGGCCCAAGGTCACGCAGGAAATGATCGATGCAGCCTATTCCAAGGTCGAGCTTCTGCGTGAAGGTCCAGAAAAAACACACTGGATGTCCTATGTAGAAAAAGCACAAATGTTGTTCAACAATCCACGAGTAGATCGTTTGCCGGATGCAAAGATCGAGCTACCGATTGCTCCGACCCAGACCCGTCAAGTTACGATTGGCGACAAATGGGAGCCGGCAATGGACAAAAGGGCATTGAGCGAATATCTGGAGGTATCTGTAAAAAACCAGCCTCTCTCGTACAACTATGACAACCAGTTGGATCGTTTTGTAATCAACGAAAAGGAGTACATCACCGTTGAGGTCGACGAGTCTTTACTGGAGATGACCCATGGAGATTATGGAGTAACGTTTAAGGCCAAACCAGCGGTTACAGAAGATGACAACTCTTATGCAGTGTTCAAGCTGTATCGCGGCCAAGATTTGCTGGATACAGAAGAGATCGGTGTCGGGTTTGATGCTACAAACCCACAATTGTCCCCAGACGTTACTGAAGAGGGAGCAACCTATACATTGTCGGCGTCAGAGCCACTTCGTAATGACCCAAATCCGAATTTGCGGTTGTTATTCTCACCTTCCGGGAATTTTGACGACAAGAGAGAAGTGACGGGGTATGCCAGATTCCAGGTGTCAGGAAGCACTATTCGCGTAACGTTCCAGGATACGTTCTACAACACGTTCGGGTCTCTCATCACGGAACAGAGCAAGGTTTCCTTTGAACCAGGCTTTATAAGGGATAAGGCCGGGAACCTTATACAAGGTACAGCAACAGCACCAGTAAAACCCAAGCAATGA
- a CDS encoding lipoate--protein ligase, whose product MKFIDNQGITDPRINLAIEEYALKHLPNSDDYLLFYINEPSIIIGKNQNTIEEINATYVEENHIHVVRRLSGGGAVYHDLGNLNFSFITNDDGESFHNFRKFTAPVVQALKTLGVEAELTGRNDIQVGERKISGNAQYSTKGRMFSHGTLLFDSEMENVVSALRVNAEKIQSKGIKSIRSRVANISEFLETKMTIEEFRLAILRSIFGEGEIEEYKLSEKDWENIHELSRSRYQTWEWNYGKSPKSNYRQSKRFDIGTVEIQLDIEKGKMKEVKIYGDFFGVRDVAELEAVLRDTPYDRSSISERLADINLQEFFGKLDQASFVDLLLV is encoded by the coding sequence ATGAAATTCATCGATAATCAAGGGATTACAGATCCCCGCATCAATTTGGCGATTGAGGAGTACGCCCTGAAGCATTTGCCCAATAGTGACGACTACTTGCTGTTTTATATCAATGAACCTTCTATTATTATCGGAAAAAACCAAAACACTATTGAGGAGATTAATGCAACTTATGTAGAGGAAAATCATATTCATGTCGTTCGGAGACTGTCTGGAGGCGGCGCTGTTTATCACGATCTGGGCAATCTCAACTTCAGCTTTATTACGAATGATGACGGTGAGTCCTTCCACAATTTTCGCAAATTCACGGCGCCTGTGGTACAAGCCTTGAAAACATTAGGGGTAGAAGCAGAGCTGACAGGACGAAATGACATACAGGTCGGGGAACGGAAAATTTCTGGCAACGCGCAGTATTCGACCAAAGGACGCATGTTCAGCCACGGCACGCTCCTTTTTGATTCGGAGATGGAAAATGTCGTATCTGCGCTGAGGGTAAACGCAGAGAAGATCCAGTCCAAAGGGATCAAATCGATTCGCAGCCGTGTCGCTAACATCTCGGAGTTTTTGGAGACGAAGATGACTATTGAAGAGTTCCGTCTGGCGATTCTCCGTTCGATTTTTGGAGAAGGGGAGATCGAAGAATACAAGCTGAGTGAAAAGGATTGGGAGAACATTCACGAGCTTTCCCGTTCCCGTTACCAGACTTGGGAGTGGAACTACGGCAAGTCACCGAAAAGCAATTACCGTCAATCGAAACGTTTCGATATCGGCACCGTGGAGATCCAGCTTGATATTGAAAAAGGCAAAATGAAAGAAGTAAAGATATACGGAGATTTCTTCGGTGTACGTGATGTAGCGGAGCTTGAAGCGGTGTTGCGAGATACGCCGTACGATCGCTCGTCCATCAGTGAGCGACTCGCCGACATCAATCTTCAGGAGTTTTTCGGAAAGCTGGATCAAGCATCTTTTGTCGATCTGTTACTCGTCTAA
- a CDS encoding methyl-accepting chemotaxis protein, whose product MKTAKFSRSRSLRTKLVLLCLLLLALPCLNIGIQGYYSASYSLDDLGSRILKNNVNLTIEMIDVLQKQVEAGKISKEDAQEQVKLHILGPKQSDGTRSINKNVDSGASGYMFVLDEKGVMLASPTIEGKNQWDAKDPDGIFFTQEMIKRGQEGGGFTYYQWSKPAEPDILYPKIAYSKLDPHWGWIVSASSYMEDFNAAAEGVLSDLMIVLGISLIVGFVVSWYASGFISRPIALVAERVKEIAGGDLSGKDIVVKNRDEIGQLVHDVTHMTENLRELISRVRTSSLHVASTSEELTASAEQTSKATEQIAVTMQEIAVGAEDQSKTIDGTVKTINDMSSSLQQIASSSEQVSLTVDTTNMLVSNGNEAIVGAIAQMNSINTTVQELAESIKMLGHRSSEISNIVEVITSIAEQTNLLALNAAIEAARAGEHGRGFAVVANEVRILAEQSAKSTQQIKDLISAIQVDTNKAVYVMQTTTSEVSAGIEVVHEASKAFQEILSGTTEVARQIQQVTTATHHMTTGAEQAVHSIEAIATTAETTAFGTQNISAAAEQQLASMEEISSSAASLSKMADELHESIQQFKV is encoded by the coding sequence ATGAAAACAGCCAAGTTCTCCCGTTCAAGATCTCTGCGAACCAAGCTCGTCCTGCTATGTCTCCTGCTATTGGCGCTTCCTTGCCTTAACATCGGAATTCAGGGCTATTATTCTGCGAGCTACAGCTTGGACGACTTGGGCAGCCGCATCTTAAAAAACAACGTGAATTTGACGATTGAAATGATTGATGTTCTCCAGAAACAGGTCGAAGCTGGAAAAATCAGCAAAGAAGATGCACAAGAGCAAGTAAAGCTTCACATCCTCGGCCCCAAGCAGTCGGATGGAACCCGCTCGATTAACAAAAATGTCGATTCCGGTGCCAGTGGATACATGTTCGTTCTGGATGAGAAAGGTGTCATGCTCGCCTCTCCTACCATTGAGGGGAAGAATCAGTGGGATGCAAAAGATCCTGACGGTATCTTTTTTACCCAAGAAATGATTAAGCGCGGTCAGGAAGGCGGCGGCTTTACATACTATCAGTGGTCAAAGCCAGCGGAGCCAGATATTCTCTATCCGAAAATCGCCTATTCCAAGCTAGACCCTCACTGGGGATGGATCGTTAGCGCAAGCAGCTACATGGAAGACTTCAATGCCGCTGCTGAAGGTGTACTGTCTGATTTAATGATCGTGCTGGGAATCTCCTTGATCGTCGGATTCGTCGTCTCGTGGTATGCCTCCGGGTTCATTTCCAGACCTATTGCCCTGGTTGCCGAGCGCGTGAAAGAAATTGCCGGTGGTGATCTGTCCGGGAAAGACATCGTCGTAAAAAACCGTGATGAAATCGGACAATTGGTCCATGACGTGACCCATATGACAGAGAATTTGCGCGAGCTCATCTCTCGTGTCCGCACCAGCTCTCTGCATGTCGCTTCTACCTCTGAGGAGTTGACGGCGAGTGCAGAACAGACGAGTAAGGCAACCGAGCAAATTGCCGTCACGATGCAAGAGATCGCCGTTGGAGCAGAAGATCAGTCCAAAACGATCGATGGAACGGTCAAGACGATCAACGACATGTCCTCGAGTTTGCAACAAATTGCGTCCAGTTCCGAACAAGTCTCTTTGACAGTCGATACAACGAACATGCTGGTCTCAAACGGCAATGAAGCAATTGTCGGTGCCATCGCTCAAATGAATTCCATCAACACAACTGTCCAAGAGCTGGCAGAATCAATCAAAATGCTTGGTCACCGCTCTTCGGAGATCAGCAATATTGTCGAGGTCATCACCTCGATTGCCGAACAAACGAACCTGTTGGCGCTAAATGCTGCAATCGAAGCGGCCCGTGCTGGAGAGCATGGACGTGGATTTGCTGTCGTCGCCAATGAAGTACGTATCTTGGCTGAGCAATCAGCAAAATCTACCCAGCAGATTAAAGACCTCATTAGCGCGATTCAGGTCGATACAAACAAAGCCGTATACGTAATGCAGACGACGACTTCTGAGGTTTCGGCTGGAATCGAAGTCGTACATGAAGCCAGCAAGGCCTTCCAGGAAATTTTGTCTGGAACGACAGAAGTAGCACGTCAGATTCAGCAAGTTACCACTGCCACTCATCACATGACAACCGGAGCAGAACAAGCCGTCCATTCCATTGAAGCGATTGCCACGACTGCGGAGACAACGGCTTTCGGAACACAGAACATTTCCGCTGCCGCTGAACAGCAATTAGCCTCTATGGAGGAAATTTCGTCCTCTGCTGCTTCCTTGTCAAAAATGGCGGACGAGCTGCATGAATCGATTCAACAGTTTAAGGTGTAA
- a CDS encoding sensor histidine kinase, with amino-acid sequence MNIKSRIALHLVMWLVLVGLILFVLAGFTLYWTLEEMSKVQSSRQFESVGLQRLIQTIEVEGEDVRFDPELLEEVRDSGGWLQRIDEKGYVTDSFFTPPDVPSYYGPGQLTAYWLRKSPFPYQLSLWIQEKDGVVHTLLYGMTNRDHDFLQQVIKEADHKNSEIMLPPSIQNQLKSKAGWVQLLDPKGAELASFNKPAKAIKDFTVEELALRSVYPDRYGATIVSHYDQKSGQTWVLSYPLPGTTPGEEPLLTPESKALFIGMGMLLLSAMLVFGIVSYLFGQRFGAPIVHVLRWLTFLRGGKYEEPANAEGVPLSQDKRGKRKRKYRIYQDVIDSMDSLSQTLYRNEKLRQETEQLRNEWIAGVSHDLKTPLSSVKGYAHLLGNAEYTWTTEEVHAFANIILDKSAYMEDLINDLALTYRLRNGQGAPTVELVDLNVCTANAITEAAKHPLYPEGCIRFTPSVEPVYMLVYKPWFQRIVDNLVANALIHNESGTIVSISVQALEPATALLIFSDNGSGMDEETADRLFERYYRGTDTESRTEGSGLGMVITKALVEAFGGSIEVKTAVGQGTTISITWEAEQPPRV; translated from the coding sequence ATGAATATTAAGAGCAGAATCGCCCTCCATCTGGTCATGTGGTTGGTGCTGGTTGGCCTCATTCTCTTTGTGCTAGCCGGGTTTACGTTATATTGGACACTTGAAGAAATGTCAAAAGTGCAGTCCTCACGTCAATTTGAGAGTGTCGGCTTGCAGCGGCTGATCCAGACCATAGAAGTAGAGGGAGAGGATGTCCGCTTTGACCCGGAGCTGCTGGAGGAGGTGCGAGATAGCGGTGGGTGGCTTCAGCGGATTGATGAAAAGGGCTATGTCACCGACTCTTTCTTTACCCCGCCTGACGTACCCAGCTACTACGGTCCTGGCCAATTAACGGCTTATTGGCTCCGTAAAAGCCCGTTTCCCTATCAGCTATCGTTATGGATACAGGAAAAAGATGGCGTGGTACACACCTTGTTGTATGGCATGACGAACCGCGATCACGATTTCTTGCAACAGGTGATTAAGGAGGCTGATCATAAAAATAGCGAGATCATGCTTCCGCCAAGTATCCAAAATCAATTGAAGAGTAAAGCGGGTTGGGTGCAGCTCTTGGACCCGAAAGGAGCAGAGCTGGCTTCCTTTAATAAGCCTGCAAAAGCGATCAAGGATTTCACCGTGGAAGAACTAGCGCTGCGCTCGGTATACCCGGATCGCTACGGAGCAACAATCGTATCGCATTATGATCAAAAAAGCGGCCAAACATGGGTACTCAGTTATCCGTTGCCAGGAACGACTCCTGGGGAAGAGCCGCTTTTGACACCGGAAAGTAAGGCCCTTTTTATCGGGATGGGCATGTTGCTCTTGTCGGCGATGCTCGTCTTCGGGATTGTGTCCTACTTGTTCGGACAGCGATTTGGTGCACCGATTGTTCACGTATTAAGGTGGCTGACCTTTTTGCGTGGAGGAAAGTACGAGGAGCCTGCCAATGCGGAAGGTGTTCCGCTCAGCCAAGACAAGCGAGGGAAGAGAAAGCGAAAATACCGTATCTACCAAGATGTAATCGATTCGATGGACTCCTTGTCGCAAACGCTTTACCGCAACGAAAAGCTTCGCCAAGAAACGGAGCAATTGAGAAATGAGTGGATCGCAGGCGTTTCCCATGATCTGAAAACGCCGCTTTCCTCTGTCAAAGGGTACGCGCATCTGTTAGGAAATGCCGAGTATACGTGGACGACAGAAGAAGTACATGCTTTCGCCAACATTATTTTGGACAAGTCAGCGTATATGGAAGACTTGATTAACGATTTGGCGCTGACGTATCGATTGCGGAACGGACAAGGTGCCCCTACAGTCGAGCTCGTTGACTTGAATGTTTGCACAGCTAATGCCATTACGGAAGCAGCAAAACATCCATTGTACCCGGAAGGCTGCATCCGGTTTACCCCCTCTGTCGAACCTGTTTACATGCTCGTCTACAAGCCTTGGTTTCAGCGTATCGTGGATAATCTGGTTGCCAATGCCTTGATTCACAACGAGAGCGGTACGATTGTGTCCATCAGCGTACAGGCACTCGAGCCAGCTACAGCTTTACTCATTTTTAGCGACAATGGTAGCGGGATGGATGAAGAAACAGCAGATCGGCTTTTCGAGAGGTATTATCGTGGCACAGACACCGAGTCTCGGACGGAAGGCTCTGGACTTGGGATGGTCATTACAAAAGCATTGGTGGAAGCGTTTGGTGGTTCAATCGAAGTGAAAACAGCTGTCGGGCAGGGGACGACGATTTCGATTACGTGGGAAGCAGAGCAACCGCCTCGAGTTTAA
- a CDS encoding response regulator transcription factor, whose amino-acid sequence MKDAAILLVDDEQAILQLLETVLHKEGFHSIDKVKTSEEALCACERKSYDLIVLDVTLPNMSGTEACPFIRRLTDAPILFLSARDTDFDKLTGFAVGGDDYVTKPFNPMEIVARIKALLRRTRKPDSVVPIAPVQGVYDFGRFQVYEAAGELYVEGKTVPCPSLVFQLLLFLCKNPNRIFSKSELYERVWGVNSLRDDNTIMVHIHRIRERIEPDPAQPEFLVNVRGLGYKLVKKGLPYEY is encoded by the coding sequence GTGAAAGATGCAGCTATCCTTCTCGTAGACGATGAGCAAGCTATTCTCCAATTGCTTGAGACCGTACTGCACAAAGAAGGATTCCACTCGATCGACAAGGTGAAAACATCGGAGGAGGCGCTCTGTGCATGCGAACGCAAAAGCTATGACCTGATCGTCCTGGACGTAACGCTTCCGAACATGAGCGGCACAGAAGCTTGTCCATTCATCCGCCGTCTAACGGATGCGCCGATTTTATTCTTGAGTGCGAGAGATACCGATTTTGACAAGCTAACCGGATTTGCCGTTGGCGGGGATGATTACGTGACGAAGCCGTTTAACCCGATGGAAATCGTCGCGCGCATCAAGGCGTTGCTCCGTCGTACGCGTAAACCGGACTCGGTTGTCCCGATTGCACCCGTTCAGGGGGTCTATGATTTTGGACGTTTTCAAGTCTATGAAGCTGCAGGGGAGCTCTATGTGGAGGGAAAAACCGTTCCTTGTCCGTCCCTTGTTTTTCAACTCTTGCTATTTTTGTGCAAAAATCCGAATCGAATATTTTCGAAAAGCGAGCTGTACGAACGAGTATGGGGTGTGAATAGCTTACGTGACGACAACACCATCATGGTACATATCCACCGGATTCGGGAGCGCATCGAGCCTGATCCAGCGCAGCCAGAGTTCTTGGTGAACGTCAGGGGACTCGGGTACAAATTGGTGAAAAAGGGCCTTCCTTATGAATATTAA